Proteins found in one Miscanthus floridulus cultivar M001 chromosome 4, ASM1932011v1, whole genome shotgun sequence genomic segment:
- the LOC136549832 gene encoding pentatricopeptide repeat-containing protein At5g61400-like, translating to MPPSSPSLCLLFSRRRPTAPHRHLRRRHSLSTSGPAAAAAIPPPSHNRAAHLAAAVHGAVAAKNFAHAIRLTKSLVQVSSSFPGRSSAATTAGAGAAFAALSSTSTSPAPALGVLVIALSQMELLDEALYVFRRLWTLPALPACNAVLDGLVKARRSGCAWELFDEMLRRGMVPSVVTYNTLINACRYQGAVAKAQEMWDQMVARQIDPNVVTYTTMICVLCEEGCIGDAERLFGAMKEAGMQPNQYTYNVLMSGHCLRDDVNSAFVLYQELLNSDLIPNAVVFTTLIDGFCKAMRFSEAKDMFLDMPRFGVAPTVPVYNSLMDGAFRSGNAQEALSLYQEMTRLGLCPDEFTCSIVVRGLCDGGQMQVAARFLEGVREDGANLNAAAYNALIDEYCRNGNLEEALATCTRMTEVGIEPNVVSYSSLIDGHSKLGKMQIAMAIYTEMVAKGIEPNVVTYTALIHGHAKNGGIDAAFRFHKEMIENGISPNAITVSVLVDCLCRENRVQDAVRFVMEHSGIKYSDIHSFFSNFTTEEDPLIPNSVIYMTLIYGLYLDGQHYEAGKLFSYMRRSGMMPDSFTYTLLIRGQCMLGYVLNAMMLYADMMKVGVKPMRYKIVCPEIWSWAPLNDPQTVVS from the coding sequence ATGCCGCCCTCCTCTCCGtctctctgtctcctcttctCCCGCCGCCGCCCTACCGCTCCGCACCGCCAtctccgccgccgccacagcctcTCCACCTCCGGCCCCGCCGCGGCCGCTGCCATTCCACCTCCCTCCCACAACCGCGCCGcgcacctcgccgccgccgtccacgGCGCGGTCGCGGCCAAGAACTTCGCGCACGCCATCCGTTTGACGAAATCCCTCGTCCAGGTGTCCTCTTCCTTCCCCGGGCGGAGTTCTGCTGCCACAACCGCCGGGGCCGGCGCCGCATTCGCggctctctcctccacctccacctcccctgCCCCCGCCCTCGGCGTGCTCGTCATCGCCCTCTCCCAGATGGAGCTGCTCGACGAGGCCCTGTACGTGTTCCGGCGCTTGTGGACGCTGCCGGCGCTGCCCGCGTGCAACGCGGTCCTGGACGGACTCGTGAAAGCACGCAGGTCTGGGTGCGCCTGGGAGTTGTTCGACGAAATGCTTAGACGGGGGATGGTGCCCAGTGTGGTCACGTACAATACTCTTATCAATGCATGCCGTTACCAGGGTGCTGTGGCGAAGGCTCAGGAGATGTGGGATCAGATGGTGGCACGGCAGATTGATCCGAATGTGGTCACATACACGACGATGATATGTGTGCTTTGTGAAGAGGGCTGCATTGGTGATGCTGAGCGGTTGTTTGGCGCTATGAAGGAAGCAGGGATGCAGCCTAATCAGTATACATACAATGTGCTGATGAGCGGTCACTGTCTGAGAGATGATGTCAACAGTGCATTTGTGTTGTACCAGGAATTGCTGAATAGTGACCTCATTCCAAATGCTGTTGTCTTTACAACCCTGATTGACGGTTTCTGTAAAGCGATGAGGTTTAGTGAAGCAAAAGATATGTTCCTTGACATGCCCAGGTTTGGGGTTGCTCCTACCGTTCCTGTGTACAACAGTTTGATGGATGGAGCTTTCAGGTCTGGAAATGCACAAGAAGCATTGTCACTTTATCAGGAGATGACTCGCTTAGGTTTGTGCCCAGATGAGTTCACCTGCAGCATTGTTGTGAGAGGCCTTTGTGACGGAGGGCAAATGCAGGTAGCGGCCAGGTTTCTTGAAGGTGTGAGGGAAGATGGTGCTAATCTGAATGCAGCTGCTTACAATGCACTGATTGATGAGTACTGCAGGAATGGGAATTTGGAGGAAGCGCTAGCAACATGCACTAGAATGACTGAGGTTGGAATTGAGCCCAATGTGGTGTCATACTCCTCCTTGATAGACGGGCATTCAAAACTAGGGAAGATGCAAATAGCAATGGCTATATACACTGAGATGGTGGCTAAAGGGATCGAGCCTAATGTGGTCACATACACTGCTCTTATTCATGGCCATGCCAAGAATGGTGGCATAGATGCTGCTTTTCGTTTCCACAAGGAAATGATAGAGAATGGTATTTCACCTAATGCTATTACAGTGTCAGTTCTTGTTGATTGTCTGTGCAGAGAGAATAGGGTTCAGGATGCAGTCAGGTTTGTGATGGAGCACTCAGGGATAAAGTACAGTGATATTCATTCTTTCTTCTCAAACTTTACAACTGAAGAAGACCCTTTAATTCCAAACAGTGTGATATATATGACCTTGATATATGGCCTGTATTTAGACGGCCAACACTATGAAGCTGGCAAGCTTTTCTCCTACATGAGAAGATCAGGTATGATGCCTGATAGCTTCACCTATACACTACTGATACGAGGGCAGTGCATGCTTGGCTATGTCTTGAATGCCATGATGCTCTATGCTGATATGATGAAGGTTGGTGTTAAACCAATGAGGTACAAGATAGTCTGCCCTGAGATTTGGTCATGGGCACCACTGAATGACCCCCAAACTGTTGTAAGTTAA
- the LOC136549833 gene encoding fructose-bisphosphate aldolase-lysine N-methyltransferase, chloroplastic-like, with amino-acid sequence MATLHHHLLPLQRLPNSPRLRLPTKPSRPHSRLLPRAAASTTATVSALEDFRRWLASHSVGDGGKAFPAAVLEGLGLVAARDLPRGEVVAEVPKKLWMDADAVAASDIGRACGGGGGLRPWVAVALLLLSEVARGADSPWAPYLAILPRQTDSTIFWSEEELLEIQGTQLLSTTVGVKEYVQSEFDSVQAEIISTNKDLFPGSITFDDFLWAFGILRSRVFPELRGDKLALVPFADLVNHSPDITSEGSSWEIKGKGLFGRELMFSLRTPVDVKSGQQMYIQYDLDKSNAELALDYGFVESNPSRDSYTVTLEISESDPFYENKLDIAELNGLGETAYFDIILDEPLPPQMLPYLRLLCIGGTDAFLLEALFRNSVWGHLELPLSPDNEESICQVMRDACKSALAAYHTTIEEDEELSERENLQPRLTIAIGVRAGEKKVLQHIDNIFKQREEELDGLEYYQERRLKDLGLVGDNGKIIFWES; translated from the exons atgGCCacgctccaccaccacctcctaccCCTGCAGCGTCTGCCCAACTCTCCTCGCCTCCGCCTCCCCACGAAGCCATCGAGGCCCCACAGTCGGCTGCTCCCCCGCGCGGCAGCCAGCACTACCGCGACAGTGTCCGCGCTGGAGGACTTCCGGCGGTGGCTCGCCTCTCATAGCGTGGGCGATGGAGGAAAAGCCTTTCCAGCCGCCGTGCTGGAGGGCCTCGGCCTCGTGGCGGCGCGGGATCTGCCCCGCGGGGAGGTCGTCGCGGAGGTGCCCAAGAAGCTCTGGATGGACGCCGACGCCGTCGCGGCCTCCGACATCGGCCgcgcctgcggcggcggcgggggcctcCGGCCCTGGGTCGCCGTCGCGCTGCTGCTTCTCAGTGAGGTCGCGCGCGGGGCGGACTCGCCGTGGGCGCCCTACCTGGCCATCCTCCCGCGCCAGACGGACTCCACCATCTTCTG GTCTGAAGAAGAGCTCCTAGAGATACAAG GAACACAGTTGCTAAGCACCACAGTGGGTGTGAAAGAGTATGTGCAAAGCGAATTTGATAGTGTTCAAGCAGAGATCATAAGCACAAATAAGGACCTCTTCCCTGGTAGCATAACATTTGATGATTTCCTATGGGCATTTGGAATACTAAGATCAAGGGTGTTTCCAGAGCTCCGTGGAGATAAGCTTGCTCTCGTACCATTTGCTGATTTG GTTAATCACAGTCCTGATATCACCTCAGAAGGATCAAGTTGGGAGATCAAAGGAAAGGGTCTTTTTGGAAGGGAACTCATGTTCTCCTTGCGAACACCAGTGGATGTTAAATCTGGACAGCAG ATGTATATCCAGTATGATCTGGACAAGAGTAATGCTGAACTGGCACTTGACTATGGGTTTGTGGAATCAAATCCATCAAGGGATTCATATACTGTGACCCTGGAAATCTCTGAATCTGATCCATTTTATGAAAACAAGCTTGACATTGCAGAGTTAAACGGACTGGGGGAAACTGCATATTTTGATATAATCCTTGACGAACCCCTTCCTCCTCAAATGCTCCCTTACCTGCGATTACTTTGCATTGGCGGAACAGATGCATTTCTCTTGGAAGCACTCTTCAGGAATTCGGTTTGGGGCCACCTTGAACTGCCATTGAGTCCTGACAATGAGGAATCAATATGTCAGGTCATGCGAGATGCCTGCAAATCAGCCCTTGCTGCCTACCATACCACAATAGAAGAG GATGAAGAACTATCGGAAAGAGAGAATTTGCAGCCAAGACTTACAATTGCAATTGGAGTAAGGGCCGGTGAAAAGAAAGTACTCCAGCACATTGATAATATTTTTAAACAGAGGGAGGAGGAATTAGATGGCCTAGAGTACTACCAGGAAAGAAGACTCAAGGATCTTGGTTTAGTCGGTGACAATGGTAAAATTATTTTTTGGGAGTCCTAG
- the LOC136551759 gene encoding uncharacterized protein produces MGKDSKPKDAKGKDAKGKGKQAAGSSGGDDGGGKGGKGKSGKSADGLGTCTYVKARHVLCEKQGKINEAYKKLQDGWLGNGDKVPPAEFAKVAQEYSECPSGKKGGDLGWFPRGKMAGPFQEVAFNTPVGAVSAPFKSTHGYHFILCEGRKN; encoded by the exons ATGGGGAAGGACTCGAAGCCGAAGgacgccaaggggaaggacgCCAAGGGGAAGGGCAAGCAGGCGGCCGGCTCCTCTGGCGGCGACGATGGCGGTGGCAAGGGAGGCAAGGGCAAGAGCGGCAAGTCCGCTGACGGACTCGGCACCTGCACCTACGTCAAAG CTAGGCACGTATTGTGTGAGAAGCAGGGGAAGATCAATGAAGCTTATAAGAAGTTGCAGGATGGATGGCTGGGCAATGGGGACAAAGTCCCTCCTGCTGAGTTTGCTAAG GTAGCACAAGAGTATTCTGAATGCCCATCAGGGAAGAAAGGTGGAGACCTTGGTTGGTTCCCTCGTGGCAAGATGGCTGGCCCTTTCCAGGAGGTTGCTTTCAACACTCCTGTGGGAGCTGTTAGCGCACCATTCAAGTCCAC GCATGGGTATCACTTTATCCTCTGCGAAGGAAGGAAGAACTGA